The region TCCGCGTTCGTTGAGTCGCTCGAAGTAGTTCCAAAGGCGCATTCTGGCTTCGGGGTCGAGACCGGTCGTCGGTTCGTCGAGGAACACCAGCGGCGGTCGATGCACGAGAACGGTGGCAGCGTCCAGTCGCTTTTTCATCCCGCCGGAGTAGTTCTCCGCTCGCTCGTCGGCAACGTCTGTGAGACCGACTAAATCGAGCAGTCTCTCGATACGTTTATCTTGCTCTGAGTCGGGGACACCGTACACCTCACAAGCGAACCGAATGTTCTCACGCGCGGTGAGTTCCTCGTCGACGCTGGTCTCTTGAGCCATGTAGCCGATGGATTCGGACACTGCCTGTGGCTCCGTTTCGACGTCGTATCCGTTGATACTCACCGAACCCTGATTCGGACGGAGCAGTGTCACGAGGGTCTTGATAGTGGTCGTCTTTCCGGCACCGTTCGGGCCCAGAAAGCCGAAGAACTCGCCTTTCTCGACAGCGAGGTTGACACCGCAGACGGCTTCCGTACCATCTTCGTATGTAACGTGTACGTCGGTCGCATTAATTGCGAGTTGCTCTTCGTTCGACTGGCACGAGTTATCGGCCTGCATTCGGGGAGGTTGCGACTCCATAGCGGGATTTCATACTTCGGAGAGTTGCCCGCTAAGACTGTCTCTCATTCGTGCGGCAGTTTATATACCCCGTCGAAGAACCGGTGGTCTCACTCGGGTAGCGGTGGCCACGTGGAGGCAACAGTCGTCTCGATGAGGTAGGTCTGTGCCCGACGGAGACGCTCGGAGACCGACGACGCGGTGATCCCGAGTTCGGTGGCTACCTCGTCGAGCGTCGCCGTTCGCGGAATGTCGAAGTAGCCCATCTCGTAGGCGATCCGGAGCGCCTCACGCTGGTGGTCGGTGAGTCCGTCTCCCGCTTTTTCGGCTTCCCCATCGTAAGTGAGTCGCCGGAGGGAGAATTCACCGTTTCGCTGCCAGAACGTACGAAACTCGTCCAACACTGTCCTGTCGGTGAACCACCCGGATTGAATCCAGCCGGTCGGCGTGACGCGGATCTGCTCGATGATGGAGTCGGTGGTGGCGAGCGCGCGGAGCTTCGAGAGATCCTCGATCTGTTCGCCGAGTTGGGCGTCCATCCCGAGAGCTGGCAAGACCTGGTACCGAGACGTTTCGCCTGCCTGTCCGACCAGAGTGTACTCCGCCACGAACGACGACGATTCGAAGGCTCGCTCGATCAACGCGGGCGTTTCATGCGTCGCGTGAACGATAAACGGCGGACGATTGCCGTGATTGGGCTGGAGTTCGACATCCAGCGTCGCTTCTGGAACGTCTCCTGCAACCGTCACGAGCGGGAGATGCTCGCAAGTGATCTCGTATTCGGCGATGAGGCCCATGTCTCTCAACACTCGCTACTACAGATATACAACTTGGAATGGTGGCCAGATAACCGTCTCCCACTCGACTACTGCCGACGGTTTGCGACGTGTTTTCATACTCTACCGCGCGTGGGAAGGCCGCCTCGCCGACATCCGCGACGCGGTTCGGGAGGCCGCCGCGGTCGGCGTGGACATCGCCCGCTACCACGACATCCCGCTTATCCTCGATAGCCCTTCTTTCACTCTTCTTCGCCGTGACGCCTGTACATCGGAGAGGTACCTCCGCAACAGCAGGATGGGGATTTCATATCGCGTTATTCAGTTTACCCACACTGTCAGCCCGGCGGAGAGTCCCGCCTCCGGCATACCAAAGCATTACTTGTCGCGTGCCAACCTGATACCATGGCCCTTCGCAAACCGCCGTTACGCGAGGTACACGCCGCGCGCGACGCGAAGTTCACGGAGTTCGGCGGGTGGGACATGCCGGTGGAGTTCGACTCTATCAGAGACGAACACGCGTCGGTTCGCGAGTCGGCGGGCATCTTCGACGTCTCCCACATGGGGGAGTTAGAGGTGTCCGGCCCCGACGCGACGACGCTGATGCAACGGCTGACGACGAACGACGTGACGAACCTCTCGCCGGGCGACTCGCAGTACGCGATGATAACCGACGACGAGGGGACGATTCTCGACGACACCGTGGTCTACCGCCTCCCCGAGGAGGAGACGTACCTCTTCGTCCCGAACGCGGGCCACGACGAGGAGATGTACGGGCGGTGGACGGAGTACCGCGACGAGTGGGACCTCGACGCGACCGTCCGCAACGTCACCGACGAGTGGGCGATGTTCGCCGTCCAAGGCCCGGACGCGCCGGGCCTCGTGGTGGAGGCGGCCGACGGGGGCGTCTCCGACCTCTCGAAGTTCGAGGCCGCCTACGCCGACGTCGCGGGCGTCCGGTCGTGGGTCGCCCGAACCGGCTACACGGGCGAAGACGGGTTCGAGATACTCTGCCCGTGGGAGGACGCCGAGACCGTCTGGGAGGCGTTCGACTGCCAGCCCTGCGGCCTCGGGGCCCGCGACACCCTCCGCATCGAGATGGGCTTTCTCCTCTCGGGGCAGGATTTCGACCCCGAGGAGGAACCGCGGAACCCCTACGAGGCGGGCGTCGGCTTCACGGTGAAACTCGACACGGAGTTCGTCGGGAGAGACGCCCTCGAACGCGTCGAGGCGGAGGGCGTCGAGGAGAAGTTCGTCGGCGTGAAGCTGTTGGACCGCGGCATCGCCCGCCACGGGTACGACGTGACCGACGGGGACGGCGACGTAATCGGTCGCGTCACCTCCGGGACGATGAGTCCGACGCTGGGCGAGTCCATCGCCCTCGGATACGTTCCGGTCGAACGCGCGACCCCCGGGTCGAAGGTCGGCGTCGTCGTCCGCGGCGAAGAGAAGCGCGCGAAAACCGTCACACCACCTTTCCTGGAGGATAAGTAAATGTTCGAAGTTCCCGAAGACAGAAAGTACCTTGAATCGCACGAGTACGCGACCACCGACGGCGATACCGCGACCGTCGGCATCACCGACTTCGCGCAGGACGAACTGGGCGACGTCGTCTACGTCGAACTACCCGACGAGGGCGACGACGTCGCGCGGGGCGAGGAGTTCGGCGTCGTCGAGAGCATCAAAGCCGTCTCCGACCTGTATTCGCCCGTCTCGGGCACCGTCGTGGAGGTCAACGACGACCTGTTCGACCACCCCGAGTACGTCAACGACGACCCGTACGGCGACGGGTGGATGCTGAAGGTCGAGGTGACCGAGGGGGAAGGGTTCGACGAGTTGCTCTCGCCCGAGGAGTACCGCGAGCAGACCGAATGACGCGGGGAAGCCCCTACGCGCCGCACACGGACGCGGAGACGAAGGAGATGCTCGCCGCCGTCGGCGCAGAGAGCGAGGAGGACCTCTTCGACATCCCGGAGGCGGTCCGCTTCGACGGCGAGTTCGGCATCGAGGCTCGCCGCGAGCGTGACGTTCGACGGGAGATAGCGACCACGCTGGCGAAGAACGACGACCTGACGGAGTTCCTCGGCCGCGGCCACCACTCCCACTACGTTCCGTCCCTCGTGGACGATCTCTCGCGGCGGTCGGAGTTTCTCACCTCCTACACGCAGTACCAACCGGAGATAACGCAGGGGTTCCTGCAGGTCCTCTTCGAATACCAGTCGATGCTCGTCGAACTGACGGGCCTGCCGGTGGCCAACTGCTCGATGTACGACGACGCCACCGCACTCGCGGAGGCGGCGCGACTCGCCGGGCGCGCCCGCCGCGTCTCCGGCGAACGCGTCCTCGTCCCCGAGATTCTCCGCGAGGGCAAACGCCGCGTCCTCGACAACTACGTCGCCGGAACCGACCTCGACGTCGAGACGTACCCGATGGACGACGGCACCGTCGATATCGACGCCCTCGAAGCGCAGGTGGACGAGGACGTTGCGATGGTGTACGCCGAGAATCCGACGGTCCGCGGGAGCATCGAACCGCGCCTCGCAGAGATCGGCGATATCTCCGACGACAGCGGTGCGCTGTTCTGTCTCGGGACGGATATCGTGGCCCTCGCACTGCTGGAAGAACCCGCGTCCGTCGGCGCCGACGTGGTCGTCGGCGAGGCGGACGCCCTCGGCATGCCGACGAGTTACGGCATGGGACTCGGCCTGTTCGCCACCCGCGAGGAGTTCCTCCGGCAGGTGCCGGGCCGCCTCGTCGGCGCGAGCGAAGACGCCGCAGATAAGCGCGCGTACACCCTGACGCTGCAGACGCGCGAACAGCACATTCGCAAGGAGCGGGCCACCTCGAACATCTGTACGAATCAGGCGTGGGTGGCCCTGCGGACGGCGATGCACGCCGCGTACCTCGGCCCGTCGGGCCTCGTTGACCTCGCGAAGCGGTGCGTCACCGACGCCGAGTCGCTGGCCGCCGAGTTAGACGGCCTGAAGGGCGTTCGCGCGCCCGTCCACGACGGACACCACTTCCGCGAGTTCGTCGTCCACGTGGACCAACCCGCGAAGGCCATCGCCTCGGACCTCGAAGCGGAGGGGTTCGCCGTCCACGTCGTCGGCGAGCACCGCCTGCAAGTCTGCGTCACCGACCTGAACGCCTCGAAGACGGACGCCCTCGTTTCGGCGTTCGAGGAGGTTCTCTGATGGATTTCGACCAAGCACGCTACGCCCGCGAGGACGTGTACGAACCGCTCCTCTCGGAGAAGAACTCGACGCGCGTCGAGATAGACGAGGAGGACTCGCCCCTCCCCGACGACCTGACGCGCGACTCGGTGGAACTGCCCGAACTGTCCGAACCCGAACTGGCCCGCCACTACACGCGCCTCTCGCAGATGAACTGGAGCGTCGAGACGGGGCCGTACCCCTTGGGGTCGTGCACGATGAAGTACAACCCCTCGTTCACCGAGGACGTGGCCGCCGACCCGAACGCGGCGATTCACCCCGACCGGTCGGCCCGGAGTTCGCAGGGAACGCTCGAACTCCTGTCCGACTTACAGGACTACCTCGGTCGAATCGGCGGCATGGACGCCGTGACGCTCCAACCGCCCGCGGGTGCGGCAGGCGAGTTCGCGGGCATCCTCGTCGCGAAAGCGTACCACGAGGCCAACGGCAACGACCGGAGCGAGGTCATCGTCCCCGCCTCCGCGCACGGGACGAACTTCGCCACCGCCGCGATGGCGGGGTACGACGTGGTCGAACTCCCCTCCGGGGAGGACGGCCGCGTGGACGTGGAGGCCCTCGACGCCGCCGTCTCCGAGGACACCGCCGCGCTGATGCTCACCAACCCGAACACGGTGGGACTGTTCGAGCGAGACATCGTCGAAATCGCGGAGATGGTCCACGACGCCGGTGGACTGCTCTACTACGACGGCGCGAACCTCAACGCCCTGTTGGGACGGGGGCGCCCGGGCGACATGGGGTTCGACATCATGCACTACAACGTCCACAAGACGTTCGCGACGCCGCACGGCGGCGGCGGCCCCGGCGCGGGACCGGTCGGCGTCGTCGAGGAACTGGCGGAGTTCCTCCCGAGTCCGCACGTCCGCGAACGCGGCGGGTCGTACGAACTGTACGAACCCGAGCGGTCGGTCGGCAAGGTGCACGGCTACGCGGGCAACTGGCTGGTTCTCGTGAAGGCGTACGCCTACATCGCTCGTCTCGGCGACGAGGGGTTGGCGGACGCCAGCGCGAAGGCCGTCCTCAACGCGAACTACCTCGCAGAGCAGGTGGACTTGGAGGTGCCGTACGGCCCGTTCCACCACGAGTTCGCCGCGACGGCGGGCGAGAGAGACGCCGCGGACGTGGCCAAGCGGATGCTCGACTACGGCGTCCACCCGCCGACGACGAAGTGGCCCGAGTTCGTCCCCGAGGCGATGCTGACCGAACCGACCGAAGTCGAGAACCGCGACTCCCTGGACGACTTGGCGCGCGCGTTCAACGAATCGCTCGCCGACTCCGAGGAGGAACTCGAAGACGCGCCCTCGCGGACGGCGGCGCGCCGCATCGACCAAGCCAGCGCCGCGCGGAACCCGCGACTCTCGTGGCACGCGCTCGACGCCGAAGAAGAGTAGAGAACCCGACTTTTTCGCGGCTTACGCGTCCGCGGTGGAGATGCCGTCGTTGATGTTGATGAAGCCGTAGCCGCACTCGCTACAGCGCCACTTCGTCTTCTCTCCGAGGTGAAGCTCCGTGTAGGCCGTCCGCCAGAACTGGCTGTTGTCGCACTCGGGGCAGTCGTACTCCATCTCGAGACTCATATCGCACGTTCCGCGACGCGCCAAGTTGAAGATACTGATTCGAACGGTGACCTCCCGGAGCGTATATCGCATTTTGCGATACGGAATGAAAGGGTGCTTCGTATACAACCTCGGAGGACGAGTTCGGCGCGTGCTCTGTCTACGGTATAGGCTGGCTCGAAATGGCCGATCAGGAGAGCGAGCGAAGTTACCGGCCGGATTCTCTGTACGCAAGAAAGGCTCTCCAGAGGAAGACGCTACCGACACTGAGGGCGAGTGGACTCGTAACGTGGAGGTAGCTGAGAGTCCCGGAGAATCGGGGCTGGAGCCTCGCCGTTAAAACGAACCAGAAGAGTCCCCACAGTACGATCGTACCTAGAAGTTGGCGCATCACTCCGGCCGTCCGAGTCGCTTTATCGGCGGGGCCGAGCGAGGATGTGGTCATACACCAACACCGT is a window of Halopelagius longus DNA encoding:
- a CDS encoding helix-turn-helix domain-containing protein; amino-acid sequence: MGLIAEYEITCEHLPLVTVAGDVPEATLDVELQPNHGNRPPFIVHATHETPALIERAFESSSFVAEYTLVGQAGETSRYQVLPALGMDAQLGEQIEDLSKLRALATTDSIIEQIRVTPTGWIQSGWFTDRTVLDEFRTFWQRNGEFSLRRLTYDGEAEKAGDGLTDHQREALRIAYEMGYFDIPRTATLDEVATELGITASSVSERLRRAQTYLIETTVASTWPPLPE
- a CDS encoding ABC transporter ATP-binding protein, with product MQADNSCQSNEEQLAINATDVHVTYEDGTEAVCGVNLAVEKGEFFGFLGPNGAGKTTTIKTLVTLLRPNQGSVSINGYDVETEPQAVSESIGYMAQETSVDEELTARENIRFACEVYGVPDSEQDKRIERLLDLVGLTDVADERAENYSGGMKKRLDAATVLVHRPPLVFLDEPTTGLDPEARMRLWNYFERLNERGTTVFLTTQYLEEVDRLCDRLSVIQDGKIVATDTPRALKSAVGGDILDLTLADSSEQATERAIEVVRESDALDTATIETTDDGFTITAEGAREAVSKLFVALHEADVVVTGFDVRSPTLDDVFLALTGESPEASNRDGTNERSATVSGRGTTE
- the gcvPA gene encoding aminomethyl-transferring glycine dehydrogenase subunit GcvPA is translated as MTRGSPYAPHTDAETKEMLAAVGAESEEDLFDIPEAVRFDGEFGIEARRERDVRREIATTLAKNDDLTEFLGRGHHSHYVPSLVDDLSRRSEFLTSYTQYQPEITQGFLQVLFEYQSMLVELTGLPVANCSMYDDATALAEAARLAGRARRVSGERVLVPEILREGKRRVLDNYVAGTDLDVETYPMDDGTVDIDALEAQVDEDVAMVYAENPTVRGSIEPRLAEIGDISDDSGALFCLGTDIVALALLEEPASVGADVVVGEADALGMPTSYGMGLGLFATREEFLRQVPGRLVGASEDAADKRAYTLTLQTREQHIRKERATSNICTNQAWVALRTAMHAAYLGPSGLVDLAKRCVTDAESLAAELDGLKGVRAPVHDGHHFREFVVHVDQPAKAIASDLEAEGFAVHVVGEHRLQVCVTDLNASKTDALVSAFEEVL
- the gcvPB gene encoding aminomethyl-transferring glycine dehydrogenase subunit GcvPB, with amino-acid sequence MDFDQARYAREDVYEPLLSEKNSTRVEIDEEDSPLPDDLTRDSVELPELSEPELARHYTRLSQMNWSVETGPYPLGSCTMKYNPSFTEDVAADPNAAIHPDRSARSSQGTLELLSDLQDYLGRIGGMDAVTLQPPAGAAGEFAGILVAKAYHEANGNDRSEVIVPASAHGTNFATAAMAGYDVVELPSGEDGRVDVEALDAAVSEDTAALMLTNPNTVGLFERDIVEIAEMVHDAGGLLYYDGANLNALLGRGRPGDMGFDIMHYNVHKTFATPHGGGGPGAGPVGVVEELAEFLPSPHVRERGGSYELYEPERSVGKVHGYAGNWLVLVKAYAYIARLGDEGLADASAKAVLNANYLAEQVDLEVPYGPFHHEFAATAGERDAADVAKRMLDYGVHPPTTKWPEFVPEAMLTEPTEVENRDSLDDLARAFNESLADSEEELEDAPSRTAARRIDQASAARNPRLSWHALDAEEE
- a CDS encoding DUF7838 family putative zinc beta-ribbon protein, encoding MSLEMEYDCPECDNSQFWRTAYTELHLGEKTKWRCSECGYGFININDGISTADA
- the gcvT gene encoding glycine cleavage system aminomethyltransferase GcvT, which gives rise to MALRKPPLREVHAARDAKFTEFGGWDMPVEFDSIRDEHASVRESAGIFDVSHMGELEVSGPDATTLMQRLTTNDVTNLSPGDSQYAMITDDEGTILDDTVVYRLPEEETYLFVPNAGHDEEMYGRWTEYRDEWDLDATVRNVTDEWAMFAVQGPDAPGLVVEAADGGVSDLSKFEAAYADVAGVRSWVARTGYTGEDGFEILCPWEDAETVWEAFDCQPCGLGARDTLRIEMGFLLSGQDFDPEEEPRNPYEAGVGFTVKLDTEFVGRDALERVEAEGVEEKFVGVKLLDRGIARHGYDVTDGDGDVIGRVTSGTMSPTLGESIALGYVPVERATPGSKVGVVVRGEEKRAKTVTPPFLEDK
- the gcvH gene encoding glycine cleavage system protein GcvH, with protein sequence MFEVPEDRKYLESHEYATTDGDTATVGITDFAQDELGDVVYVELPDEGDDVARGEEFGVVESIKAVSDLYSPVSGTVVEVNDDLFDHPEYVNDDPYGDGWMLKVEVTEGEGFDELLSPEEYREQTE